In bacterium, a single window of DNA contains:
- a CDS encoding SMP-30/gluconolactonase/LRE family protein, which yields MTCRSALCVLGIVLVTSAVSCEKKTTEKSPEVSQTPQTAVSSGLDAIVPAGAKLEKVTTGYEFDTAGSPLDMNGVLYFTNNNFDPADRSCTVRMDAAGQYTVLRKDNGVTTTLQNSGKGTIYACEMLGHRVVELDRDCAVLRVLCGEYNGKRIDGPNDLVVDRKGGIYFTDSQFIGTQQKMQDKPAVYYIRPDGTVIRIIDDVKFPNGLWLSPDEKTLYICNTQGRYLLAYDVNPDGTTANGRNFAELQLNPEVIGPNSEESGADGIAVDSAGNVYVATTKGFGIQVFDSAGKHLGNILCDTATNNLNFGGSDLKTLYVSAKDGIYKIPVKIPGMKAPQG from the coding sequence ATGACATGTCGTTCTGCTTTGTGTGTTCTCGGAATTGTGCTCGTCACGTCAGCGGTTTCATGCGAAAAAAAGACCACGGAGAAATCACCTGAAGTTTCTCAGACCCCGCAGACTGCAGTTTCCTCGGGACTCGACGCGATCGTCCCGGCGGGGGCAAAACTCGAAAAGGTGACCACCGGCTACGAATTCGATACCGCGGGCTCCCCGCTGGACATGAATGGCGTACTCTATTTTACCAACAATAACTTCGATCCGGCCGACAGGAGCTGCACTGTCAGGATGGATGCCGCCGGACAGTACACCGTTCTTCGCAAGGACAACGGGGTGACAACAACACTCCAGAACAGCGGCAAGGGAACGATCTATGCCTGTGAGATGCTCGGACACCGCGTAGTCGAGCTTGACAGGGATTGTGCGGTTTTACGGGTTCTGTGCGGGGAATACAACGGAAAACGTATCGACGGTCCCAACGATCTCGTCGTCGACCGCAAAGGCGGCATCTATTTCACCGATTCCCAGTTTATCGGAACCCAGCAGAAAATGCAGGACAAGCCCGCCGTGTATTACATCAGGCCGGATGGCACGGTGATTCGGATTATCGACGATGTAAAATTCCCCAACGGCTTGTGGCTTTCGCCCGACGAGAAGACGCTCTACATATGCAACACGCAGGGACGGTATCTTCTCGCCTATGATGTCAATCCGGACGGTACAACCGCCAACGGGAGGAATTTCGCCGAGCTTCAGCTCAATCCGGAGGTTATCGGCCCGAACAGCGAGGAAAGCGGTGCGGACGGCATCGCTGTCGACAGTGCGGGGAATGTGTATGTCGCCACCACGAAAGGTTTCGGCATTCAGGTGTTCGACAGCGCGGGGAAGCATCTCGGCAACATTCTCTGCGATACGGCCACCAATAATCTCAATTTCGGCGGTTCCGACCTGAAAACGCTCTATGTTTCGGCGAAGGACGGCATCTATAAAATCCCGGTGAAAATCCCCGGAATGAAGGCGCCGCAGGGATGA
- a CDS encoding pectate lyase — protein MVGNIGRFRWMLCILVILLTVMAAIPTAAQKQNKKLLDQTCVAMEKATRFMVDTVSTNGGYVWYYLPDLSRRWGEMEAYDTMIWVQPPGTTSMGHLFLDVYHATGDKLYWDAAEKAANAVIWGQLDRGGWNYIVDFAGDRSLKKWYDTIGKNGWRLEEFQHYYGNATFDDDVSSDAAKFLLRLYLENLDPKYRYPLDKAIDFVLESQYAIGGWPQRYPLRYDFVHHGKQDYSSFFTFNDDVVWENVNFLIQCYLTLGEQRFLDPINRGMNFYIITQQGEPQPGWGQQYTMDLKPAGARTYEPNALLPGYTAVHIRLLMKFYRLTGETKFLAGIPAALDWLDRCRLPQSMTENGKYTHPVFVEIGTDKPLFVHRKGSNVAHGFYYVNNSDDLPNVHYGMKDRIDVDRLRREYEETLKLTPEEATKDSPLLPGRFTGGVVPQKFYDIKSQGYTASSLYYGKVKAPEEAQVKEIIDRLDSKGCWYEKHVYVSNPYIGDGTKTEQTDRYASTNVGDETDTSPYRDESDQDYISTSAFIKNMTVLMNYVITQKQLEK, from the coding sequence ATGGTTGGAAATATCGGACGTTTCAGGTGGATGCTCTGCATTCTTGTCATCCTGCTCACCGTCATGGCAGCGATACCGACCGCTGCCCAGAAACAGAACAAAAAGCTTCTCGACCAGACATGTGTCGCTATGGAAAAAGCAACGCGGTTCATGGTCGATACGGTCAGCACGAACGGCGGTTATGTTTGGTACTACCTCCCCGACCTGTCAAGGCGGTGGGGTGAGATGGAAGCATACGACACCATGATCTGGGTGCAGCCTCCCGGTACCACGAGCATGGGGCACCTCTTTCTCGATGTTTACCATGCCACCGGCGACAAGCTGTACTGGGACGCTGCGGAAAAAGCCGCAAACGCCGTCATCTGGGGCCAGCTTGACCGTGGCGGTTGGAATTACATAGTCGATTTCGCCGGAGACCGGTCGCTTAAAAAATGGTACGACACCATTGGAAAGAACGGCTGGCGGCTCGAAGAATTCCAACACTATTACGGCAACGCCACCTTTGACGACGATGTGAGCTCCGATGCGGCGAAATTCCTGCTCAGGTTGTATCTCGAAAATCTCGACCCGAAATACAGATATCCGCTCGACAAGGCAATCGACTTCGTGCTCGAAAGCCAGTATGCCATCGGCGGGTGGCCGCAGCGTTACCCGCTCCGCTATGATTTCGTCCATCACGGGAAGCAGGACTATTCTTCCTTCTTTACTTTCAACGATGATGTGGTGTGGGAGAATGTGAATTTCCTCATCCAGTGCTACCTCACCCTCGGCGAGCAGCGGTTCCTCGATCCCATTAACAGAGGGATGAATTTTTACATCATTACCCAGCAGGGCGAGCCTCAGCCGGGATGGGGACAGCAGTACACCATGGACCTCAAACCCGCCGGCGCCCGGACATATGAGCCGAACGCGCTTCTTCCCGGCTATACCGCGGTTCATATCCGTCTTCTCATGAAATTTTACCGTCTCACCGGCGAAACGAAATTCCTTGCTGGTATTCCGGCAGCGCTCGACTGGCTCGACCGGTGCCGTCTGCCTCAGTCGATGACCGAAAACGGGAAGTACACCCATCCGGTGTTTGTCGAGATCGGCACAGACAAACCCCTCTTCGTCCACCGCAAAGGATCGAACGTTGCGCACGGCTTCTACTATGTCAATAACAGCGATGATCTGCCCAATGTCCATTACGGCATGAAAGACCGTATCGATGTAGACCGTCTCCGCCGCGAGTATGAAGAGACACTGAAGCTGACTCCTGAAGAGGCAACAAAGGATTCGCCGCTCCTGCCGGGCCGTTTCACCGGCGGTGTGGTTCCCCAGAAGTTCTATGACATAAAGAGCCAGGGTTATACCGCTTCGTCCCTGTATTATGGAAAAGTCAAGGCCCCCGAAGAGGCGCAGGTGAAAGAAATCATCGACAGGCTCGACAGCAAGGGCTGCTGGTATGAAAAGCATGTCTATGTCAGTAACCCATATATCGGGGACGGCACGAAGACCGAGCAGACCGACCGCTATGCCTCGACAAATGTGGGAGATGAGACCGACACATCGCCGTACCGCGACGAATCGGATCAGGATTACATCTCGACAAGTGCGTTCATCAAAAATATGACCGTGCTCATGAACTATGTGATAACGCAGAAACAGCTTGAAAAGTAA